A window of Oncorhynchus keta strain PuntledgeMale-10-30-2019 chromosome 27, Oket_V2, whole genome shotgun sequence contains these coding sequences:
- the LOC127912607 gene encoding spidroin-1-like has product MGMGALETGMGALETGMGALETGMGALETGLGALETGMGAMETGMGAMETGMGALETGMGAMETGMGALETGVGALETGMGALETGMGALETGMGAMETGMGAWRRGWGMETGMGALETGMGALETGMGALETGMGALGDGDGGVGDGDGGVGDGDGGVGDGDGGVGDGDGGVGDGDGGVGDGVGGVGDGDGGVGDGDGGVGDGGVGDGDGGVGDGDGGVGDGDGGVGDGVGGVGDGDGGVGDGDGGVGDGDGGTGMGALETGMGALETGMGALEMGMGALEMGALEMGMGALETGMGALETGMGALEMGMGALETGMGALETGMGALETGMGALETGMGALETGMGALETGMGALETGMGALEMGMGALEMGMGALEIGMGALEIGMGALEIGLGALEIGMGALEIGMGASEAGQV; this is encoded by the exons atggggatgggggcgTTGGAGACGGGGATGGGGGCGTTGGAGACGGGGATGGGGGCGTTGGAGACGGGGATGGGGGCGTTGGAGACGGGGTTGGGGGCGTTGGAGACGGGGATGGGGGCGATGGAGACGGGGATGGGGGCGATGGAGACGGGGATGGGGGCGCTGGAGACGGGGATGGGGGCGATGGAGACGGGGATGGGGGCGTTGGAGACGGGGGTGGGGGCGTTGGAGACGGGGATGGGGGCGTTGGAGACGGGGATGGGGGCGTTGGAGACGGGGATGGGGGCGATGGAGACGGGGATGGGGGCGTGGAGacggggatgggggatggagacGGGGATGGGGGCGTTGGAGACGGGGATGGGGGCGTTGGAGACGGGGATGGGGGCGTTGGAGACGGGGATGGGGGCGTTGGGAGACGGGGATGGGGGCGTTGGAGACGGGGATGGGGGCGTTGGAGACGGGGATGGGGGCGTTGGAGACGGGGATGGGGGCGTTGGAGACGGGGATGGGGGCGTTGGAGACGGGGATGGGGGCGTTGGAGACGGGGTTGGGGGCgttggagatggggatgggggcgTTGGAGACGGGGATGGGGGCGTTGGGGATGGGGGCGTTGGAGACGGGGATGGGGGCGTTGGAGACGGGGATGGGGGCGTTGGAGACGGGGATGGGGGCGTTGGAGACGGGGTTGGGGGCgttggagatggggatgggggcgTTGGAGACGGGGATGGGGGCGTTGGAGACGGGGATGGGGGC ACGGGGATGGGGGCGTTGGAGACGGGGATGGGGGCGTTGGAGACGGGGATGGGGGCgttggagatggggatgggggcgTTGGAGATGGGGGCgttggagatggggatgggggcgTTGGAGACGGGGATGGGGGCGTTGGAGACGGGGATGGGGGCgttggagatggggatgggggcgTTGGAGACGGGGATGGGGGCGTTGGAGACGGGGATGGGGGCGTTGGAGACGGGGATGGGGGCGTTGGAGACGGGGATGGGGGCGTTGGAGACGGGGATGGGGGCGTTGGAGACGGGGATGGGGGCGTTGGAGACGGGGATGGGGGCgttggagatggggatgggggcgttggagatggggatgggggcgTTGGAGATAGGGATGGGGGCGTTGGAGATAGGGATGGGGGCGTTGGAGATAGGGTTGGGGGCGTTGGAGATAGGGATGGGGGCGTTGGAGATAGGGATGGGGGCTAGTGAGGCTGGGCAAGTGTGA